One Methanolobus sp. WCC4 DNA segment encodes these proteins:
- a CDS encoding glucose-6-phosphate isomerase family protein, translating to MGNELDFYGDIRTPDIRMLHDMDEVLHDQEWLRSQGNIELYYMYRDLFKNGADHKKMVEKGLRYDITIIPPAMIGDEYIKTAGHYHPNVPGGDMSYPEVYQVLEGEATYLLQNGEYGNLSDVIVCKAKAGDIALIPPDYGHVTINASDSVLKMANWVCSNFSSEYEPVRKHEGAAYYLLEDGFVKNANYSEVPEIRYVGPMDHPEAGLFCGKDMYDLVDDLGKLDMLINPQDHLEIFAKIVSP from the coding sequence ATGGGTAATGAACTGGATTTTTATGGGGATATCCGCACTCCTGACATCAGGATGCTTCATGACATGGATGAGGTGTTGCATGATCAGGAATGGCTGCGCTCACAGGGGAATATTGAGCTCTATTACATGTATCGTGATCTCTTCAAGAACGGGGCAGACCATAAGAAGATGGTTGAAAAGGGGTTGAGGTATGATATCACCATCATCCCCCCTGCAATGATCGGTGATGAATATATCAAGACGGCAGGTCATTACCATCCGAATGTTCCGGGGGGTGACATGTCATACCCCGAGGTGTATCAGGTACTTGAAGGTGAAGCCACGTACCTTTTGCAGAATGGTGAATATGGAAATCTATCCGATGTGATAGTGTGTAAGGCAAAGGCAGGTGACATTGCACTTATTCCTCCGGATTATGGTCACGTCACCATCAACGCTTCAGACTCCGTCCTCAAAATGGCAAACTGGGTCTGTAGTAATTTCTCTTCGGAATATGAACCTGTCCGGAAACACGAAGGTGCTGCATATTATCTTCTGGAGGACGGCTTTGTAAAGAACGCTAATTACAGTGAAGTTCCTGAGATAAGGTATGTGGGTCCAATGGACCATCCTGAGGCAGGTCTTTTCTGCGGGAAGGACATGTACGATCTGGTGGATGATCTTGGAAAGCTTGATATGCTTATCAATCCACAGGATCATCTGGAGATATTCGCAAAGATCGTCTCTCCATAA
- the uvrC gene encoding excinuclease ABC subunit UvrC, which yields MKFDLKTLPALPGVYLMKDSSGDVIYVGKAKSLDKRVRQYFQSKKNLSPKTVTLVGHIDDIEYIVTDSEIDALVLEANLIKKYRPRYNVRLKDDKRYPYVKVTVNSAFPRIFLTRRRLMDGALYFGPYTNAKAIRTTLDLLSRVYMLRRCRKKIEPGKTRPCLNYHIKRCMAPCREGLDRDEYRRRVMEAVRFLKGDTSGILKELEKKMHALAEEQEYEAAAEVRDQIESVKYLSEEQIASSGTDDRDIIAAVADEKAVYIGIFYVRHGSMVGKADFTLVGTGDSESIGESLAQFVKQYYQDSPIPPEILVQYELPEKDLIMSWLSSRSGRDVKVHVPLRGEKKKLIGMAARNAEMSARMAKLKPSSSESAMEALEDLQKVLSLDAPPLHIEGFDISNISGTNAVGSMVYFENGRPANSKYRQHNIKTVKGIDDFAMMAEVVHRRYSGLLNNNEPMPDLILIDGGPGQVGAAKSSLDALGLEIPMIGLAKRFEHIITTKKGPDEVVILPHSSPALKLLMHIRDEAHRFAVSSHRRRRSASLTHSELDQIPGIGPARKRLLLERFGSVEKLRLASVEDISGLDGISTDLAQKVLEHLKEQG from the coding sequence ATGAAGTTCGACCTGAAAACACTCCCTGCACTTCCCGGGGTCTATCTCATGAAAGATAGCTCTGGTGATGTGATATACGTAGGCAAGGCAAAGTCCCTTGATAAGAGGGTGCGCCAGTATTTTCAGTCAAAGAAGAACCTCTCCCCCAAGACGGTCACCCTTGTGGGACATATTGATGATATAGAGTACATCGTCACGGATTCCGAGATAGATGCACTTGTGCTCGAGGCAAACCTGATCAAGAAGTATCGTCCTCGTTATAATGTACGCCTGAAGGACGACAAGAGGTATCCTTACGTCAAGGTCACAGTCAATTCTGCATTTCCACGCATTTTTCTTACCCGCAGAAGGCTTATGGACGGCGCCCTGTATTTCGGTCCTTATACTAATGCAAAGGCCATCCGCACGACACTTGATCTTCTTTCAAGGGTCTATATGCTTCGAAGATGCAGGAAAAAGATAGAACCCGGAAAGACGAGACCATGTCTTAATTATCATATCAAACGCTGCATGGCTCCCTGCAGGGAAGGACTTGACAGGGATGAATATCGCAGAAGGGTCATGGAAGCTGTCCGTTTCCTCAAAGGGGATACTTCCGGTATCCTGAAGGAACTGGAAAAGAAGATGCATGCCCTTGCAGAGGAGCAGGAATATGAGGCTGCTGCCGAGGTGAGGGACCAGATCGAGTCTGTGAAATACCTCTCAGAGGAACAGATAGCAAGCTCGGGAACGGATGACCGTGATATCATTGCAGCGGTTGCCGATGAGAAAGCGGTCTATATAGGGATATTCTATGTTCGTCATGGTAGTATGGTGGGAAAGGCCGATTTTACACTTGTAGGGACCGGTGATTCGGAAAGTATCGGGGAATCCCTTGCTCAGTTCGTGAAACAATATTATCAGGATTCTCCCATCCCTCCTGAGATACTTGTCCAGTATGAGCTGCCTGAAAAGGACCTGATCATGAGTTGGCTTTCCAGTCGTTCGGGGCGGGATGTGAAGGTGCACGTTCCACTAAGGGGTGAGAAGAAAAAACTCATAGGGATGGCTGCAAGGAACGCAGAGATGTCCGCAAGGATGGCGAAACTGAAACCTTCAAGCTCAGAGTCTGCAATGGAAGCACTCGAGGACCTTCAAAAGGTACTGTCCCTGGATGCTCCTCCCCTGCATATAGAAGGATTCGATATATCCAACATATCAGGTACCAATGCAGTGGGTTCTATGGTGTATTTTGAGAACGGCAGACCTGCAAATAGTAAATATCGCCAGCATAACATCAAAACTGTTAAAGGTATCGATGATTTTGCCATGATGGCGGAGGTTGTTCATCGTCGTTATTCAGGTTTGCTTAATAACAATGAGCCGATGCCTGACCTTATTCTCATAGATGGTGGTCCGGGGCAGGTGGGTGCTGCGAAGTCCTCACTTGATGCACTGGGTCTTGAAATACCGATGATCGGTCTTGCCAAGAGGTTCGAGCATATCATCACCACTAAAAAGGGTCCAGATGAGGTGGTGATCCTTCCTCATTCCTCGCCTGCATTGAAACTCCTTATGCATATACGTGATGAAGCTCACAGGTTCGCGGTGAGTTCTCACAGGCGCAGGAGGTCTGCAAGTCTTACTCATTCAGAACTTGACCAGATACCCGGTATCGGTCCTGCAAGAAAACGTCTTCTCCTTGAAAGATTCGGGTCGGTGGAAAAGTTAAGGCTGGCATCTGTAGAGGACATATCCGGTCTTGATGGTATAAGCACGGATCTTGCACAGAAAGTGCTCGAACATCTGAAAGAACAGGGATGA
- a CDS encoding ribonuclease H-like domain-containing protein yields the protein MLTSTYIHMPRIGAAVEKRIWSNGIRTWDEFMAKKDELLIPPSKKDMIMSGIRESVERLDNRDYGFFARSLPKAEHWRAFREFSDKVAYVDIETTGLSPGSSSITVVGIYDGKEAKTYVKGIDLDDIVDIFPKYKFLVTFNGARFDLPFIKREFPEIEFNQLHADLMYPLRRISLTGGLKNIECELGISRAEETVGISGFDAVRLWRQYERGDEDALDLLLKYNREDIVNLKTIIDLTLSRFIDNKFSECI from the coding sequence ATGCTTACTAGTACATACATTCATATGCCACGGATAGGTGCCGCCGTGGAAAAAAGGATATGGTCCAATGGGATCAGGACATGGGATGAGTTCATGGCCAAAAAGGATGAGCTTCTGATACCGCCATCAAAGAAGGATATGATAATGTCAGGCATCAGGGAATCAGTTGAAAGGCTGGACAACCGTGATTACGGATTCTTTGCCAGATCCCTTCCAAAAGCAGAACACTGGCGTGCCTTCAGGGAGTTCTCAGATAAGGTCGCCTATGTGGATATAGAGACCACGGGTCTCTCTCCGGGAAGCTCCTCCATCACCGTTGTGGGTATCTATGACGGCAAGGAGGCAAAGACCTATGTGAAAGGTATCGATCTGGATGATATAGTCGATATCTTTCCGAAATATAAGTTCCTGGTGACCTTCAACGGTGCAAGGTTCGACCTTCCTTTCATCAAAAGGGAATTCCCGGAGATAGAGTTCAACCAGCTCCATGCGGACCTGATGTATCCTCTTCGTCGCATATCCCTCACAGGCGGGCTCAAGAATATCGAATGCGAACTTGGCATCTCACGAGCTGAGGAAACCGTTGGTATAAGTGGTTTCGATGCCGTCCGTCTATGGCGTCAGTATGAGCGCGGGGACGAGGATGCGCTTGACCTGCTCCTGAAGTATAATCGTGAGGATATAGTTAACCTCAAGACCATAATCGATCTGACACTTTCCCGTTTCATAGATAACAAGTTCTCTGAATGTATCTGA
- the mdh gene encoding malate dehydrogenase: MNKVAVIGSGNVGATTVQRLAELNIADIVMVDIVEGLPQGKALDILQAAPLMGYDVDVTGTNDYADIAGSDVVVITAGIARKPGMSRDDLLATNIKITQQVCASIEQYAPDAIIMTVTNPLDIITYAALRCTQFDRNKVFGMSGLLDSSRFASFIAKEMSCSVKDVDAMVLGGHGDSMVPLPEYSTVSGIPLSKLMDQARIDRIVDRTINAGAEIVAHMKNGSAFYAPSAAIAAMVEAILKDTKRIVPASAFLNGEYGQHDICLGVPVKLGKNGVEEIIELELTDQEMEALRRSADAVKEGISKIRS; this comes from the coding sequence ATGAACAAAGTTGCAGTGATAGGATCAGGAAATGTAGGCGCGACCACTGTCCAGAGACTGGCTGAGCTGAATATTGCAGATATCGTGATGGTGGATATCGTTGAAGGTCTGCCACAGGGAAAAGCACTGGACATTCTCCAGGCTGCTCCGCTAATGGGATATGATGTTGATGTTACAGGGACGAATGACTATGCAGATATCGCCGGCTCGGATGTTGTCGTTATCACCGCAGGTATCGCACGCAAACCGGGCATGAGCAGGGATGACCTCCTTGCAACGAACATCAAGATCACACAGCAGGTATGTGCCAGTATAGAGCAATATGCACCAGATGCGATCATCATGACCGTGACGAACCCGCTTGACATCATCACCTATGCAGCCCTCAGGTGCACCCAGTTCGACAGGAACAAGGTGTTCGGCATGAGCGGACTGCTTGACTCCAGCCGCTTCGCATCATTCATTGCAAAAGAGATGAGCTGTTCCGTAAAGGACGTTGATGCAATGGTGCTTGGAGGACACGGGGATTCAATGGTCCCGCTACCTGAGTACTCCACTGTATCAGGAATACCATTGAGCAAGCTAATGGACCAGGCAAGGATCGACAGAATAGTCGACAGGACCATCAACGCAGGTGCCGAGATCGTAGCACACATGAAGAACGGCAGTGCCTTCTACGCACCTTCTGCCGCCATAGCCGCCATGGTAGAGGCAATACTCAAGGACACAAAGAGGATAGTTCCCGCATCTGCATTCCTTAACGGTGAATACGGACAGCATGACATCTGTCTTGGCGTACCTGTGAAACTGGGAAAGAACGGTGTTGAAGAGATCATAGAGCTTGAACTGACCGACCAGGAAATGGAAGCTCTGCGAAGATCAGCTGATGCAGTGAAAGAAGGGATCTCAAAGATACGTTCCTGA
- a CDS encoding PRC-barrel domain-containing protein: protein MRADITSLFGLNIYTETGTYVGKVADLVLDVDERIVRGLAVSDINRDIFDVTSKGIIIPYRWVITSGDIVLIRNVVNKFKKANTVVAEE from the coding sequence ATGCGTGCAGACATAACTTCACTTTTCGGACTGAACATTTATACTGAGACTGGTACATACGTAGGGAAGGTTGCCGATCTTGTACTGGATGTGGATGAGAGGATCGTCAGAGGATTAGCCGTTTCTGACATTAACAGGGACATCTTTGATGTTACATCAAAAGGGATCATCATCCCATACAGATGGGTCATCACTTCCGGAGATATCGTTCTCATAAGGAACGTAGTGAACAAGTTCAAAAAGGCAAATACGGTCGTAGCAGAAGAATAA
- a CDS encoding tRNA(His) guanylyltransferase Thg1 family protein: MKRREIYSDLRCIPPVIVRIDGRNFRNALSRMGFEKPYDKRFTSAIVDSIELFFRKSGLSPVLAYTFSDEISFLFRDDAFDGRIEKIDSIVPSYISSAFTAALAPEEPVSFDSRVIPMHDEDVREYLIWRQDEAWRNCINSYAYYTLLSEGMDEKEAARYLKNKKASDMHELLFERGINIAKVPAWQRRGIMVHRKETEIEGFDPHLNVRTTSTRTKVFVDRDIPLFSSEEGETFLHDLLAL; encoded by the coding sequence ATGAAAAGGCGAGAGATCTATTCAGATCTGCGTTGCATACCGCCTGTGATCGTGCGCATTGATGGCAGGAACTTCAGGAATGCACTGTCACGCATGGGTTTTGAGAAACCTTATGACAAAAGGTTCACATCCGCTATTGTCGATTCTATTGAACTTTTCTTCAGAAAAAGCGGATTGAGCCCTGTTCTTGCTTACACTTTCTCGGATGAGATCAGTTTCCTGTTCAGGGATGATGCCTTCGATGGAAGGATAGAGAAAATCGATTCCATAGTCCCTTCATACATCAGCAGTGCCTTTACGGCAGCCCTTGCCCCTGAGGAACCTGTGTCCTTTGATTCAAGGGTGATACCGATGCATGATGAGGATGTCCGTGAATATCTTATATGGAGACAGGACGAGGCATGGAGGAATTGTATCAACTCCTACGCTTATTACACCCTCCTGTCCGAAGGCATGGATGAGAAAGAGGCTGCCAGGTATCTTAAGAATAAGAAAGCCTCTGACATGCATGAGCTGCTTTTTGAGAGAGGCATAAATATCGCGAAAGTGCCTGCATGGCAAAGACGCGGAATAATGGTCCACAGGAAGGAGACCGAGATAGAGGGCTTCGACCCGCACCTCAATGTAAGGACCACGAGCACAAGGACAAAGGTCTTTGTGGACCGCGATATTCCCCTGTTCAGTTCAGAAGAGGGAGAGACATTCCTTCATGACCTGCTTGCCCTGTGA
- a CDS encoding tyrosine--tRNA ligase encodes MDKLELIKRNVQEIVTEDELKQLLETKEHPTAYTGYEPSGKIHMGHVLTVNKLLDLQKAGFKIIVLLADVHAYLNKKGTLEEVREVADYNKRCFIALGLDEENTKFVYGSDYQLGQEYILNVLKLTRSTTLNRATRSMDEVGRKMEDPSVSQMVYPIMQAVDIAMLDVDVAVGGIDQRKIHMLGREGLPGLGFKAPLCIHTPILLGLDGEKMSSSNNNFISVDDTEADLKKKMKKAFCPAGEINDNPVMELFKYHICPRYEEIVFERPDKFGGNLICKSYEELEEVFGSGELHPMDLKNGATKYMNMILDVVRSVI; translated from the coding sequence ATGGATAAACTTGAGCTTATAAAAAGAAATGTACAGGAAATAGTGACTGAGGACGAACTTAAACAGCTTCTGGAAACAAAGGAACATCCTACAGCCTACACAGGTTATGAGCCAAGCGGTAAGATCCATATGGGACACGTCCTTACGGTCAACAAGCTCCTTGACCTCCAGAAGGCAGGTTTCAAGATCATTGTGCTTCTTGCAGACGTACACGCATACCTCAACAAGAAAGGAACACTTGAAGAGGTGCGCGAGGTTGCGGATTACAATAAGAGATGTTTCATCGCCCTGGGACTTGATGAAGAGAACACGAAGTTCGTTTACGGTTCCGACTACCAATTAGGACAGGAGTACATCCTCAACGTGCTCAAACTCACACGTAGCACGACCCTGAACAGGGCTACAAGGAGTATGGACGAGGTTGGAAGGAAGATGGAGGACCCATCGGTATCCCAGATGGTCTATCCTATCATGCAGGCAGTGGATATCGCAATGCTTGATGTTGATGTTGCGGTCGGTGGTATCGACCAGAGGAAGATCCACATGCTCGGCAGGGAAGGTCTTCCAGGACTCGGCTTCAAGGCACCGCTCTGCATTCACACACCGATACTCCTTGGACTTGATGGTGAGAAGATGTCATCATCCAACAACAATTTCATTTCAGTTGATGACACCGAGGCAGATCTCAAGAAGAAAATGAAGAAGGCATTCTGTCCTGCAGGAGAGATAAATGACAACCCTGTGATGGAGCTTTTCAAGTACCACATCTGTCCGAGATACGAAGAGATAGTCTTCGAGAGACCTGATAAGTTCGGAGGGAACCTTATATGCAAGAGCTATGAGGAGCTTGAAGAAGTGTTCGGATCAGGGGAACTTCATCCAATGGACCTGAAGAATGGTGCTACAAAATACATGAATATGATACTTGACGTTGTAAGAAGTGTCATATAA